A window from Hymenobacter volaticus encodes these proteins:
- a CDS encoding manganese catalase family protein, translating to MILRYDRLAVELPKPKNPSPNDAAAIQELLGGKYGEMSTLMNYTFQSFNFRGVIGCGRSMT from the coding sequence ATGATCTTGCGTTATGACCGGCTGGCCGTTGAGCTGCCAAAACCCAAAAACCCTTCGCCCAATGACGCGGCGGCCATTCAGGAACTGCTCGGAGGCAAATATGGGGAGATGTCAACGCTGATGAACTACACGTTCCAGTCGTTCAACTTCCGGGGCGTAATCGGTTGCGGCCGTTCTATGACCTAA